The Engystomops pustulosus chromosome 9, aEngPut4.maternal, whole genome shotgun sequence genome includes a window with the following:
- the SLITRK2 gene encoding SLIT and NTRK-like protein 2, translating into MLNSILLLSVMSVTAILKTESRKTAKDICKIRCLCEEKENVLNINCENKGFTSVSLLLPPQSRIYQLFLNGNLLSRLYPNEFVNYSNAVTLHLGNNELQEIRTGAFNGLKTLKRLHLNNNKLEMLREETFQGLESLEYLQADYNFISVIEAGAFSKLNKLKVLILNDNLLLSLPNNVFRFVLLTHLDLRGNRLKMLPFAGVLEHIGGIMEIQLEENPWNCTCDLIPLKSWLDTITVFVGEIVCETPFRLHGKDVTQLTRQDLCPRKSSTDTNQRSSHPAFPDTRIQRIPPTFNPAVSPTRAPKASRPPKTRNRPTPRVTVSKDRQIFGPIMVYQTKSPVPLSCPESCVCTSQTSDSGLTVNCQERKISNISDLQPKPSNPRKLYLTGNYLQIVYKTDLLEFYSLDLLHLGNNRIAVIQEGAFSNLTSLRRLYLNGNYLEILYPSMFEGLYSLQYLYLEYNVIKDIFPRTFDALSNLQLLFLNNNLLRSLPDNVFGGTALTRLNLRNNHFSYLPVKGILDQLTAFIQIDLQENPWDCTCDILGLKNWIEQSSSTVVVQEVTCESPLQHAGEHLRIVSKEAICPENPHLADATVLSYNHKTYTPHPSEISPSPYPELHTEVPLSVLILGLLVVFILSVCFGAGLFVFVLKRRKGVQSVPSSSANNLDISSFQLQYGSYNSNSNDKTEAHVYNYIPPPVGQMCQNPIYMQKEGDPVAYYRNLQEFSYSKLDHKKEDPSAYTISTTELLEKSSATAEPELLYQNIAERVNELPSGGVVHYNFCTLPKRQLMPAYESRRQNQDRINKTVLYGTPRKYFAEQSKQEHLLLQGKMQSEPDYLEVLEKQTAISQL; encoded by the coding sequence ATGCTGAACAGCATTTTGTTGCTGAGTGTTATGTCAGTGACTGCAATCTTAAAGACAGAGAGTCGTAAAACTGCCAAAGATATATGCAAGATCCGCTGCctgtgtgaggagaaggagaATGTACTAAATATCAATTGTGAGAATAAAGGATTCACCAGCGTCAGTTTGCTGCTGCCTCCCCAGTCCAGAATTTATCAGCTGTTCCTTAATGGCAACTTACTGAGCAGGCTATATCCAAATGAGTTTGTCAATTACTCCAATGCTGTGACTTTACATTTGGGAAACAATGAGCTTCAAGAAATCAGGACTGGTGCTTTCAATGGGCTTAAGACACTGAAAAGATTACATCTGAATAACAACAAATTAGAAATGCTAAGAGAGGAAACTTTCCAGGGCCTGGAGAGTCTTGAGTATTTGCAAGCAGATTACAATTTCATCAGTGTTATTGAAGCTGGTGCTTTCAGCAAACTGAATAAATTAAAAGTCTTGATTCTTAATGACAATCTCCTATTATCTCTCCCCAACAACGTCTTTCGCTTTGTTCTCTTAACTCATTTGGATCTAAGAGGCAATAGGCTCAAAATGTTGCCCTTTGCTGGTGTCCTTGAGCACATTGGAGGGATCATGGAGATTCAACTCGAGGAGAACCCTTGGAATTGTACCTGTGATTTGATTCCCCTTAAATCCTGGTTAGATACCATCACTGTATTTGTGGGGGAGATTGTTTGTGAGACTCCTTTTAGACTACATGGAAAAGATGTTACACAGCTCACAAGGCAAGATCTGTGTCCTAGAAAAAGTTCTACTGATACAAATCAGAGATCTTCACATCCAGCTTTTCCAGATACTCGCATACAACGGATTCCTCCAACCTTTAACCCTGCTGTGAGCCCAACCAGAGCTCCAAAGGCCAGTCGGCCTCCCAAAACCAGGAACCGACCCACTCCTAGAGTCACTGTATCTAAAGATAGGCAGATTTTTGGGCCTATCATGGTATATCAGACCAAATCTCCAGTTCCTTTAAGCTGCCCGGAAAGTTGTGTTTGCACATCTCAGACCTCTGACAGTGGCTTAACTGTGAATTGTCAAGAGAGAAAAATCAGCAACATTTCTGATCTTCAGCCTAAACCCAGCAATCCAAGAAAGCTCTATCTGACAGGAAACTACCTACAAATTGTTTATAAGACTGATCTTCTAGAATTCTATTCACTGGACTTGTTACATTTAGGAAATAATCGAATAGCAGTCATACAAGAAGGTGCCTTTTCAAACCTTACAAGCTTACGTAGACTTTATCTCAATGGCAACTACCTTGAAATCCTCTATCCATCCATGTTTGAAGGTTTGTACAGTTTGCAATATCTTTATTTAGAATACAATGTGATAAAGGACATTTTTCCACGTACATTTGATGCTCTTAGTAACTTACAGCTCTTATTCCTGAACAATAATTTACTGAGGTCATTGCCTGATAACGTATTTGGTGGTACTGCCCTTACGAGACTAAATTTGAGGAACAACCATTTCTCTTATCTGCCTGTGAAGGGAATTCTTGACCAGCTCACTGCCTTCATACAAATAGATCTCCAGGAAAACCCTTGGGATTGCACGTGTGATATTTTAGGTCTGAAAAACTGGATTGAGCAATCAAGCTCCACTGTGGTGGTTCAGGAAGTAACATGTGAGTCACCGCTACAACATGCTGGAGAGCATTTGAGGATTGTGTCTAAAGAGGCAATCTGTCCAGAAAACCCACATTTGGCAGATGCAACTGTGTTATCTTACAATCACAAAACCTACACACCACATCCTTCTGAGATATCACCAAGTCCTTATCCAGAACTGCACACTGAGGTTCCTCTGTCAGTGCTCATTTTGGGATTACTAGTGGTTTTCATTCTTTCAGTATGTTTTGGGGCAGGCCTGTTTGTCTTTGTGTTGAAAAGACGGAAAGGGGTACAGAGTGTTCCAAGCAGCAGTGCAAACAATTTAGATATCAGCTCTTTCCAACTGCAATATGGCTCCTACAATtccaactccaatgataagaccgAGGCCCATGTGTATAATTACATCCCACCACCTGTTGGCCAAATGTGTCAGAATCCAATCTACATGCAAAAAGAAGGAGACCCAGTTGCCTACTATAGAAACCTTCAAGAGTTTAGTTACAGCAAACTGGATCACAAAAAGGAGGACCCATCTGCATACACAATAAGCACAACTGAACTCTTGGAAAagtcctctgccacagcagagccAGAACTTTTGTACCAGAATATTGCAGAAAGGGTAAACGAATTGCCCAGTGGAGGGGTTGTTCATTATAACTTTTGCACCTTGCCCAAAAGGCAGCTCATGCCTGCGTATGAATCGAGGCGCCAGAACCAGGACAGGATAAATAAAACTGTTTTATATGGCACCCCCAGAAAATACTTTGCAGAACAATCTAAACAGGAGCATCTTCTCCTTCAAGGAAAAATGCAATCAGAGCCAGATTACCTTGAGGTTTTGGAAAAGCAAACTGCAATAAGTCAGCTGTAG